From Haloglomus litoreum, the proteins below share one genomic window:
- a CDS encoding acyclic terpene utilization AtuA family protein, translated as MIRIGYPSGFWGDDPGGPAQIIDREPDVDYLAMDYLAEVTMAILKRQQTEDASLGYARDFPAMVGRILPDLVEQDIGLVANAGGVNPTACQESVLEVAADAGFDVAVAAVTGDDILSQVPAFRDRGVDFDNMDTGAPFEEIADDLIAANAYLGAFPIAEALEQGADIVVTGRCVDAATVLGPLVHEYGWTENDLDRLSSGVIAGHILECGAQATGGNFLGGWQDVDFTDIGFPIVEMAPDGEFVVTKPEGTGGMVTEATVKEQLVYEITDPRSYVVPDVTADFTSLQLAQAGADRVRVSGCRGRSPPEDLKVTALYQDGYKAQVLFTYSWPDALEKARRADEIVRERLERAAVDLDEIHTEFLGYDGCHGAIAPEPVDPNEITLRIVARASEKAPLHEFGQQAIPIALGGPPNVTAVVDGRPKPTEILSFWPCTVPRELVDVDVSVASSGGTA; from the coding sequence GTGATTCGGATCGGCTATCCATCCGGGTTCTGGGGGGACGACCCCGGCGGCCCCGCCCAGATCATCGACCGTGAGCCGGATGTGGACTACCTGGCCATGGACTACCTCGCCGAGGTGACGATGGCGATACTCAAGCGCCAGCAGACGGAGGACGCGTCGCTGGGCTATGCCCGCGACTTCCCGGCCATGGTCGGCCGGATACTGCCCGACCTCGTGGAGCAGGACATCGGGCTCGTCGCCAACGCCGGCGGGGTGAATCCGACCGCCTGTCAGGAGTCCGTTCTGGAGGTGGCGGCCGACGCCGGGTTCGACGTCGCCGTCGCCGCGGTGACGGGCGACGACATCCTCTCACAGGTGCCGGCGTTCCGGGACCGCGGTGTCGATTTCGACAACATGGATACCGGGGCGCCGTTCGAGGAGATCGCGGACGACCTGATCGCGGCGAACGCCTATCTCGGGGCGTTCCCGATCGCCGAGGCGCTCGAGCAGGGGGCCGACATCGTCGTCACCGGACGGTGCGTCGACGCGGCGACCGTCCTCGGCCCACTCGTCCACGAGTACGGCTGGACCGAGAACGACCTCGACCGCCTGTCCAGCGGTGTCATCGCGGGCCACATCCTCGAGTGCGGGGCGCAGGCCACCGGCGGGAACTTCCTCGGCGGGTGGCAGGACGTGGACTTCACCGACATCGGCTTCCCGATCGTCGAGATGGCCCCCGACGGCGAGTTCGTGGTCACGAAACCGGAGGGAACGGGCGGGATGGTCACCGAGGCCACGGTCAAAGAGCAACTGGTGTACGAGATTACGGACCCGAGGAGCTACGTGGTTCCGGACGTCACCGCGGACTTCACGTCCCTGCAACTCGCGCAGGCCGGCGCGGACCGGGTGCGGGTGTCCGGTTGCCGGGGGCGCTCGCCCCCGGAGGACCTGAAGGTAACCGCCCTCTACCAGGACGGCTACAAGGCACAGGTACTGTTCACCTACTCCTGGCCGGATGCGCTCGAGAAGGCCCGGCGGGCGGACGAGATCGTCCGCGAACGGCTGGAACGTGCAGCGGTCGACCTGGACGAGATCCACACGGAGTTCCTGGGATACGACGGCTGCCACGGTGCGATCGCGCCGGAGCCGGTGGACCCGAACGAGATAACGCTCCGTATCGTGGCGCGGGCCAGCGAGAAAGCCCCGCTGCACGAGTTCGGCCAGCAGGCCATCCCGATCGCCCTCGGCGGCCCGCCGAACGTGACCGCGGTCGTCGACGGGCGGCCGAAGCCGACCGAGATACTCTCGTTCTGGCCCTGTACCGTACCGCGCGAACTGGTCGATGTCGACGTGTCGGTCGCCTCGAGCGGAGGTACCGCATGA
- a CDS encoding acyl-CoA carboxylase subunit beta, protein MEVTGDFEGMSEEEQLAVATSLSNHFGTDIHLLDENSGRVVATRERVGLPRRRSMDGVEPATEREREVLADIEEILQGGPERGHRKIAEIGKRFVRDRIDQMFDELLFEDGTFAEYDSEENLAADAMITGAGLIDGRKLFFAANDFTVKAGTIASQSIEKLVRIQEHAIEAKAPILYLIDSAGGRIDTQADNYANRYIGGRQFYNQCLMSGRVPQIAVMYGPNFAGTAYQPVFADYLIMVRDISTMAIASPRMVEMVTGSEVSKEELGGPELHARHSGSVDIIAADEDDAYRTVHRLLGYLPQNYRDTPPRVTARPPSESPASTDTVIPDEPNAPYEIQDLIHHLVDDGSLLELKPEFAPEMVTALARIDGRSVGILANQPAVKSGAIYPASSEKAAGFVWQCDALNIPLLYLCDSPGYMVGKQVERDGVLQKGRKLVYATSCATVPKISVLLRKAYGAATYAMAGPAFGTDSVLALPSTEIAVMGPEAAVNAIYANKLAEIDDPEERARRERELREEYREDIDIRKLASSMVVDELVPPRDLRAELANRFEMYADKEKQHPGRKHGAMLF, encoded by the coding sequence ATGGAAGTGACCGGTGATTTCGAAGGGATGTCCGAGGAGGAGCAACTCGCGGTAGCGACGTCCCTCTCGAACCATTTCGGGACCGACATCCATCTGCTGGACGAGAACAGCGGACGGGTCGTGGCCACCAGGGAACGCGTCGGCCTCCCGCGACGCCGGTCCATGGACGGGGTCGAACCGGCGACCGAGCGCGAACGGGAGGTCCTAGCGGACATCGAGGAGATACTGCAGGGGGGTCCGGAACGCGGGCACCGGAAGATCGCGGAGATCGGCAAGCGGTTCGTGCGTGACCGCATCGACCAGATGTTCGACGAGCTCCTCTTCGAGGACGGGACGTTCGCGGAGTACGACAGCGAGGAGAACCTGGCCGCGGATGCCATGATCACCGGTGCGGGGCTCATCGACGGCCGGAAGCTGTTCTTCGCTGCGAACGACTTCACCGTCAAGGCCGGGACCATCGCGAGCCAGTCCATCGAAAAACTGGTCCGGATACAGGAGCACGCCATCGAGGCGAAGGCGCCCATCCTCTACCTCATCGACTCCGCCGGCGGCCGGATCGACACCCAGGCGGACAACTACGCGAACCGGTACATCGGCGGGCGACAGTTCTACAACCAGTGTCTGATGTCGGGCCGGGTCCCTCAGATCGCGGTGATGTACGGCCCGAACTTCGCCGGGACCGCCTATCAGCCCGTGTTCGCCGACTACCTCATCATGGTCAGGGACATCAGTACGATGGCGATCGCGAGTCCCCGGATGGTGGAGATGGTCACCGGGTCGGAGGTGTCCAAGGAGGAGCTCGGGGGCCCCGAGCTGCACGCGCGTCACTCGGGGAGTGTCGATATCATCGCGGCGGACGAGGACGACGCCTACAGGACGGTCCACCGGCTCCTCGGCTACCTCCCACAGAACTATCGGGATACCCCTCCCCGAGTGACTGCCCGACCGCCGAGCGAGTCCCCGGCGTCGACGGACACCGTGATCCCGGACGAACCGAACGCGCCATACGAGATCCAGGACCTCATCCACCACCTCGTCGACGACGGCTCCCTGCTCGAACTGAAGCCAGAGTTCGCGCCGGAGATGGTGACGGCGCTGGCACGGATCGATGGCCGTTCCGTCGGGATCCTGGCGAACCAGCCCGCGGTCAAGTCCGGCGCCATCTACCCGGCGTCGAGCGAGAAGGCAGCCGGGTTCGTCTGGCAGTGTGACGCACTCAACATCCCGCTGCTGTACCTCTGTGACTCACCGGGGTACATGGTCGGGAAGCAGGTCGAACGCGACGGGGTCCTCCAGAAGGGGCGGAAGCTGGTCTACGCGACCTCCTGTGCCACGGTACCGAAGATCTCCGTGCTCCTCCGGAAGGCGTACGGTGCGGCCACGTACGCGATGGCCGGGCCGGCGTTCGGGACGGACTCGGTGCTCGCCCTCCCCAGTACGGAGATCGCAGTGATGGGTCCCGAGGCGGCGGTGAACGCGATCTACGCGAACAAGCTGGCGGAGATCGACGATCCGGAGGAGCGAGCGCGGCGGGAGCGAGAACTCCGTGAGGAGTACCGAGAGGACATCGACATCCGCAAGCTCGCATCGTCGATGGTCGTCGACGAACTCGTGCCGCCGCGTGACCTCCGTGCCGAACTCGCCAACCGGTTCGAGATGTACGCCGACAAGGAGAAACAGCACCCGGGGCGCAAGCACGGTGCGATGTTGTTCTGA
- a CDS encoding cobalamin B12-binding domain-containing protein: protein MSHERHHDGPDRPIRVLLTKVGLDPHDRGIRLLATRLEEAGMSVIYTGPWQSTDAVVTAVVQEDPDVVGFNAYSGDHALIPKVLDRLADHGVVEETLILAGGNVPTEDHERLRAAGVDRVFPGDAQASEVVDYIREMVGGARRASP from the coding sequence ATGAGCCACGAACGCCACCACGACGGGCCGGACCGACCGATTCGAGTGCTGCTGACGAAGGTGGGGCTGGACCCGCACGACCGCGGCATCAGGCTCCTGGCGACCCGGCTGGAGGAGGCGGGGATGTCCGTCATCTACACCGGACCCTGGCAGTCGACGGACGCGGTCGTCACCGCGGTCGTCCAGGAGGACCCGGATGTCGTCGGGTTCAACGCCTACTCCGGCGACCACGCCCTCATCCCGAAGGTCCTGGACCGGTTGGCCGACCACGGTGTCGTCGAGGAGACGCTGATACTGGCCGGGGGGAACGTCCCGACCGAGGACCACGAGCGGCTCCGCGCGGCCGGCGTGGACCGGGTCTTCCCGGGGGACGCACAGGCATCGGAGGTCGTCGACTACATCCGGGAGATGGTCGGAGGGGCCCGCCGGGCATCCCCCTGA
- a CDS encoding acetoacetate decarboxylase family protein produces MTTDEGWMLPTGAPAIPPPPYRCEPESKYMYVFYDRPDDVLERAVPEPLELAQGDGPRVRIAIGDPIQPPHTHTRYHEGIVSVKVEFDGRMGWYLPYIWTNNDEAMDAGRLYGWYKQYCDDTPIRIDGNRIRGDLERDGDPIISVKFRSTSAPGEEDALAERLGDLFEGTVYGVKKVPSPEKGGKVLKQVVATDLEDVVMHEIWGGDATVELTPTPKYPFLHEFQPDQGDIVAAFYARPEFILPYGEVLWDRYE; encoded by the coding sequence ATGACAACCGACGAAGGATGGATGCTACCGACCGGTGCGCCGGCCATCCCGCCACCGCCGTATCGCTGCGAGCCGGAGTCGAAGTACATGTACGTCTTCTACGACCGGCCGGACGACGTGCTCGAGCGGGCGGTCCCCGAGCCACTGGAACTCGCACAGGGTGACGGCCCCCGCGTCCGCATCGCCATCGGGGACCCCATCCAGCCGCCACACACCCACACGCGCTACCACGAGGGCATCGTCTCGGTGAAGGTCGAGTTCGATGGGCGGATGGGGTGGTACCTGCCGTACATCTGGACCAACAACGACGAGGCGATGGACGCCGGTCGGCTGTACGGCTGGTACAAGCAGTACTGCGACGATACGCCCATCCGGATCGACGGCAACCGCATCCGCGGTGACCTCGAACGCGACGGGGACCCGATCATCAGCGTCAAGTTCCGGTCGACCAGCGCGCCCGGCGAGGAGGACGCGCTGGCCGAGCGACTGGGCGACCTGTTCGAGGGGACCGTCTACGGCGTGAAGAAGGTGCCCAGCCCCGAGAAGGGCGGGAAGGTGCTGAAGCAGGTCGTCGCCACCGACCTCGAGGACGTGGTGATGCACGAGATCTGGGGCGGCGACGCGACGGTCGAACTCACCCCGACCCCGAAGTACCCGTTCCTCCACGAGTTCCAGCCCGACCAGGGCGACATCGTCGCGGCCTTCTACGCCCGGCCGGAGTTCATCCTCCCGTACGGGGAGGTCCTCTGGGACCGGTACGAGTAG
- a CDS encoding enoyl-CoA hydratase/isomerase family protein yields the protein MTNDTPSLSNDDLDVSISADELVIRATIDRPESRNALNDAVFEGLLAVMEVADDGPCRVVVIRGRGGQFCSGGDLQDMNERETASVEERRENASGLATLYERMVSTSAPTVAAVEGYCLAGGCGLAAGCEFIVAAETATFGTPETHVGMFPMQAMAAIMPAVQEKQGLDMLFTGRHVSATEARDIGLVTRVFEPEAFDEELDALVDTLASSSPVMISMGKEAYYNQRDMSFERAYGYLKEMLVLLMESDAHREGVAAFVEDRDPDWKAR from the coding sequence ATGACGAACGATACACCGAGCCTGTCGAACGACGACCTGGACGTGTCGATCAGTGCGGACGAGCTGGTGATCCGGGCCACGATCGATCGGCCCGAATCACGGAACGCGCTGAACGACGCCGTGTTCGAGGGCCTGCTGGCGGTCATGGAGGTCGCCGACGACGGCCCGTGCCGTGTCGTCGTCATCCGTGGCCGTGGCGGGCAGTTCTGTTCGGGGGGCGACCTGCAGGACATGAACGAACGGGAGACCGCGTCCGTCGAGGAGCGACGCGAGAACGCCTCCGGACTCGCCACCCTCTACGAGCGGATGGTCTCCACGTCGGCGCCCACCGTCGCCGCCGTGGAGGGCTACTGTCTCGCCGGGGGCTGCGGCCTGGCCGCCGGGTGCGAGTTCATCGTCGCCGCAGAGACCGCGACCTTCGGGACACCGGAGACGCACGTCGGCATGTTCCCGATGCAGGCGATGGCGGCCATCATGCCGGCCGTGCAGGAGAAGCAGGGACTGGACATGCTGTTCACCGGACGGCACGTCTCGGCGACCGAGGCCAGGGACATCGGGCTCGTCACACGCGTCTTCGAACCGGAGGCGTTCGACGAGGAGCTCGATGCGCTCGTCGACACACTCGCGTCCAGCAGCCCCGTGATGATCTCGATGGGGAAGGAGGCGTACTACAATCAGCGCGACATGAGCTTCGAACGGGCGTACGGCTATCTCAAGGAGATGCTGGTCCTGCTCATGGAGAGCGACGCCCATCGGGAGGGTGTCGCCGCGTTCGTCGAGGACCGGGACCCGGACTGGAAGGCGAGGTGA
- a CDS encoding Zn-ribbon domain-containing OB-fold protein, with product MTADEVPAYAEGTGLAHATWARALRDGVLLGQECSDCEHVLGTPKSVCPACSGRSLVTVRLPTSGEVFSETTIEVTPEGLDDRYQVAVVDLGPTRLLARVADEVEIGDPVVFDGFVQYEDLPGPRFVAEPTG from the coding sequence ATGACCGCCGACGAGGTGCCGGCGTACGCCGAGGGAACGGGACTCGCACACGCGACCTGGGCACGCGCGTTGCGTGACGGCGTGCTCCTCGGACAGGAGTGTTCGGACTGCGAGCACGTCCTGGGAACGCCGAAGTCGGTCTGTCCCGCCTGTTCGGGCCGCTCCCTCGTGACGGTCCGCCTGCCGACCAGCGGGGAGGTGTTCTCCGAGACGACCATCGAGGTCACGCCCGAGGGCCTGGACGACCGGTACCAGGTCGCCGTCGTGGACCTCGGACCGACACGGCTCCTCGCCCGCGTGGCGGACGAGGTCGAGATCGGCGACCCCGTCGTCTTCGACGGGTTCGTCCAGTACGAGGACCTGCCCGGACCGCGCTTCGTGGCTGAACCGACCGGCTGA
- a CDS encoding thiolase domain-containing protein, which produces MARASIVGAGMTKFGTHADETLAELFAEAALPALDDAGAGPDEVDALYFGNTSAAISENDTHLGPKAASQIGLAGVPTQRFEDACATSATATKHAVAAIEAGLHDVVLVGGAERCTPASGLDTDEMTRVFASAASRHYEQPVGLTFPGVFALLTKRHMHEYGTTREQLAEVAVKNHHHGSLNPRAQHGMEITHEDVFDGPLIADPFHLYDCCPFSDGASAILLVSEDAADSYDSTPVDINGIGHASGGVPLSEQSAFTATRAARDAAAEAYAQADIDAGEVDFAEVHDCFTGAEILATEALGLFEDGEGGPAVADGRTALGGEVPVNPSGGLKAKGHPIGATGTAQLVELTEQLRGDAGDRQVEAPTTGAAHNLGGEAATTVVTVVEARP; this is translated from the coding sequence ATGGCACGAGCTAGCATTGTCGGTGCCGGCATGACGAAGTTCGGCACACACGCCGACGAGACCCTCGCGGAACTGTTCGCGGAGGCCGCCCTCCCCGCGCTCGACGACGCGGGGGCCGGTCCCGACGAGGTCGACGCGCTGTACTTCGGGAACACCTCGGCGGCCATCTCCGAGAACGACACGCACCTGGGGCCGAAGGCGGCCTCGCAGATCGGCCTCGCGGGCGTTCCGACACAGCGGTTCGAGGACGCCTGTGCGACCTCCGCGACGGCGACCAAGCACGCGGTCGCCGCCATCGAGGCGGGGCTCCACGACGTGGTCCTCGTCGGCGGCGCCGAGCGGTGCACTCCCGCGTCGGGGCTCGACACCGACGAGATGACGCGCGTCTTCGCGAGCGCGGCGAGCCGACACTACGAGCAGCCCGTCGGCCTCACGTTCCCCGGTGTCTTCGCGCTGCTGACGAAACGGCATATGCACGAGTACGGCACCACCCGCGAGCAGCTCGCGGAGGTCGCCGTCAAGAACCACCACCACGGCAGTCTGAACCCACGCGCACAGCACGGGATGGAGATCACCCACGAGGATGTCTTCGACGGCCCGCTCATCGCCGACCCGTTCCACCTCTACGACTGCTGTCCCTTCTCCGACGGCGCCTCGGCGATCCTGCTGGTGAGCGAGGACGCCGCCGACAGCTACGACAGCACGCCGGTCGACATCAACGGCATCGGGCACGCCTCTGGCGGTGTCCCGCTCTCCGAGCAGTCGGCGTTCACCGCGACCCGCGCGGCTCGCGACGCCGCCGCGGAGGCGTACGCACAGGCCGACATCGACGCCGGCGAGGTCGACTTCGCGGAGGTCCACGACTGCTTCACCGGCGCCGAGATCCTCGCGACGGAGGCGCTCGGCCTGTTCGAGGACGGCGAGGGCGGTCCCGCGGTCGCCGACGGACGCACGGCGCTCGGCGGCGAGGTCCCGGTCAACCCGAGCGGCGGGCTGAAGGCCAAGGGCCACCCGATCGGCGCGACGGGCACCGCACAGCTCGTCGAGCTCACCGAACAGCTCCGCGGCGACGCCGGGGACCGTCAGGTCGAGGCTCCCACCACCGGCGCCGCACACAACCTCGGCGGGGAGGCCGCGACGACGGTCGTGACCGTCGTGGAGGCCCGGCCATGA
- a CDS encoding methylmalonyl-CoA mutase family protein, translating into MSGDEDWHERYRAATDRVPEREGTFESASGLPYEPLYTADDVAADPERDIGYPGEFPYTRGPYTTMYRGRPWTRRNIICFRTVEATNERLRTFLDRGQTGVSYGGDNPTFRGFDTADVDRELVGQTGAMIDSLADHRIAMDGIPIGEVSCALGDVSPHELVAMHVALADERGVAREALAGTTMHSDYLNKLVGARMFTRFPQEAHRRLFRDHLEYVLEHLPKWNPVSLTGQNIQQAGATPAQEAAFTIAAGIEYLEEAVDLGFDPDDCAERFTFFFNVSMNLFEEVAKLRAARRVWARELTDRFDVAPEHARLRCHCQTDGQELTSARPTNNVSRVAIQALAAVLGGTQSLHTDAYDEPFRAPSEEAATIAMDTQHVLLEETDAADVIDPLGGSYFVESLTDDLADRIREYLDRIEEYGGYYEAVAEGYPQRVVREEAREYQRKVEQGEVVRVGENRYVDGDDGTAEPPQLTVPDEEVDRQIARTERVRAERDEAAATAAIEAIETAARGDENVFERVVEAVAAGVTVGEVTGALWEVFGDVEATASYAKH; encoded by the coding sequence ATGAGTGGGGACGAAGACTGGCACGAACGGTATCGGGCAGCGACCGACCGGGTCCCCGAGCGCGAGGGCACGTTCGAGTCGGCGTCGGGCCTTCCGTACGAGCCACTGTACACCGCCGACGACGTGGCCGCCGACCCCGAGCGGGACATCGGCTATCCCGGCGAGTTCCCGTACACGCGCGGGCCGTACACAACGATGTATCGGGGCCGGCCGTGGACGCGGCGGAACATCATCTGCTTCCGGACGGTCGAGGCGACCAACGAGCGGCTCCGGACGTTCCTCGACCGCGGGCAGACGGGGGTGAGCTACGGCGGCGACAACCCCACGTTCCGCGGGTTCGACACCGCTGACGTGGACCGGGAGCTGGTCGGGCAGACCGGCGCGATGATCGACTCGCTGGCCGACCACCGCATCGCCATGGACGGGATCCCCATCGGCGAGGTCTCCTGTGCGCTCGGGGACGTCTCGCCACACGAGCTGGTGGCGATGCACGTCGCGCTGGCCGACGAGCGGGGCGTCGCGCGCGAGGCCCTCGCCGGGACGACGATGCACTCGGACTACCTGAACAAGCTCGTCGGGGCGCGGATGTTCACCCGGTTCCCGCAGGAAGCGCACCGCCGGCTGTTCCGGGACCACCTCGAGTACGTGCTGGAGCACCTGCCGAAGTGGAACCCCGTCAGCCTCACCGGGCAGAACATCCAGCAGGCCGGGGCGACGCCGGCCCAGGAGGCCGCGTTCACCATCGCTGCCGGCATCGAGTACCTCGAGGAGGCGGTCGACCTTGGGTTCGACCCGGACGACTGCGCCGAGCGGTTCACCTTCTTCTTCAACGTCTCGATGAACCTGTTCGAGGAGGTGGCGAAGCTCCGCGCCGCCCGCCGGGTCTGGGCCCGCGAGCTGACCGACCGGTTCGACGTGGCGCCCGAGCACGCCCGGCTGCGCTGTCACTGCCAGACCGACGGCCAGGAGCTCACCAGTGCGCGACCGACGAACAACGTCTCCCGGGTGGCGATCCAGGCGCTCGCCGCCGTCCTCGGTGGTACGCAGTCGCTCCACACGGACGCCTACGACGAGCCGTTCCGGGCGCCGAGCGAGGAGGCCGCCACGATCGCCATGGACACCCAGCACGTCCTGCTGGAGGAGACCGACGCCGCAGACGTCATCGACCCGCTGGGCGGGTCGTACTTCGTCGAGTCGCTGACCGACGACCTGGCCGACCGCATCCGCGAGTACCTCGACCGGATCGAGGAGTACGGCGGCTACTACGAGGCCGTCGCCGAGGGCTACCCCCAGCGGGTCGTCCGTGAGGAGGCCCGGGAGTACCAGCGGAAGGTCGAGCAGGGGGAGGTCGTCCGGGTCGGCGAGAACCGCTACGTCGATGGGGACGACGGCACCGCCGAGCCCCCACAACTGACGGTGCCGGACGAGGAGGTCGACCGGCAGATCGCACGGACCGAGCGCGTCCGGGCCGAACGGGACGAGGCGGCCGCGACGGCGGCCATCGAGGCCATCGAGACCGCGGCCCGGGGCGACGAGAACGTCTTCGAGCGCGTCGTCGAGGCGGTCGCGGCGGGCGTGACCGTCGGCGAGGTGACCGGGGCCCTCTGGGAGGTCTTCGGCGACGTCGAGGCGACGGCCAGCTACGCGAAACACTGA
- a CDS encoding acetyl-CoA carboxylase biotin carboxylase subunit, with the protein MFEKVLVANRGEIAIRVMAACRELGISPVAIYSDADEGGSHVRYADDAYHVGASRAAESYLDQETIMEVARDAAVDAIHPGYGFLAENAEFAARVERSEGITWVGPSADSMERLGEKTKARRAMVDADVPVVPGTTEPVDTAGDIIDFADEHGYPIAIKAEGGGGGRGMKVVRREDEVEPQLESARREGQAYFDNDAVYLERYLDSPRHVEIQILADHYGNVRHLGERDCSLQRRHQKVIEEGPSPCLTDELRAELGAAARRGVRATDYTNAGTVEFLVEDRRDDPDERLGRDADFYFLEVNTRIQVEHCVTEEITGIDIVKQQLLIAAGSELPFSQEEVELDGHAMEFRINAEDPAAAFEPTTGTVTSYDPPGRIGVRVDDAIREGTEIGGEYDSMIGKVIVSASDRAECLQRAKRALAEFDLAGIRTTIPFHRLMLTDDRFVDATHTTTYLDEELDSHRIEEAVDRWGQPTAESSGEPSRTLTVTVGGRQFDVELAGDALTDVPATGAHTAATAATDAGSSASDRDDPTGSAAPERADDGGVVAEMDGTVVSVAVEAGDTVEQGDRVCVLESMKMENDVLASRSGTVDSVTVATGDSVVAGDLLVRFTDG; encoded by the coding sequence ATGTTCGAGAAAGTGCTGGTCGCGAACAGGGGCGAGATCGCCATCCGCGTGATGGCGGCGTGTCGCGAACTCGGGATCTCCCCCGTGGCGATATACAGCGACGCGGACGAGGGGGGAAGTCACGTCCGATACGCCGACGACGCGTATCACGTGGGCGCCTCCCGGGCTGCCGAGTCGTATCTCGACCAGGAGACGATCATGGAGGTGGCCAGGGACGCCGCGGTGGATGCCATCCACCCGGGGTACGGCTTCCTCGCGGAGAACGCCGAGTTCGCGGCGCGGGTCGAGCGGTCCGAGGGCATCACGTGGGTCGGGCCGTCGGCCGACTCCATGGAGCGACTCGGGGAGAAGACGAAGGCACGGCGCGCGATGGTCGACGCCGACGTGCCCGTCGTCCCGGGGACGACCGAGCCGGTGGATACTGCCGGCGACATCATCGACTTCGCCGACGAACACGGCTACCCCATCGCCATCAAGGCGGAGGGTGGCGGTGGCGGTCGCGGCATGAAGGTCGTCCGGCGTGAGGACGAGGTCGAACCGCAGCTCGAGAGCGCCAGGCGCGAGGGCCAGGCGTACTTCGACAACGACGCCGTGTACCTGGAACGCTATCTCGACAGCCCCCGTCACGTCGAGATCCAGATCCTCGCCGACCACTACGGGAACGTCCGGCACCTGGGGGAGCGTGACTGCTCGCTCCAGCGCCGCCACCAGAAGGTGATCGAGGAGGGGCCCAGCCCCTGCCTGACGGACGAGCTACGGGCGGAACTCGGGGCTGCCGCTCGTCGTGGGGTCCGCGCGACGGACTACACCAACGCGGGAACCGTCGAGTTCCTCGTCGAGGACCGACGCGACGACCCGGACGAGCGTCTCGGCCGGGATGCGGACTTCTACTTCCTCGAGGTCAACACCCGGATCCAGGTCGAACACTGCGTCACCGAGGAGATTACGGGCATCGACATCGTCAAGCAGCAGCTACTGATCGCAGCCGGTTCGGAACTGCCGTTCTCGCAGGAGGAGGTCGAACTGGACGGGCACGCGATGGAGTTCCGCATCAACGCCGAGGACCCCGCGGCGGCGTTCGAACCGACGACGGGCACGGTGACCAGCTACGACCCGCCGGGTCGCATCGGTGTCCGGGTCGACGACGCGATCCGGGAAGGGACGGAGATCGGCGGGGAGTACGACTCGATGATCGGGAAGGTCATCGTGTCCGCCTCCGACCGTGCGGAGTGCCTCCAGCGGGCGAAGCGCGCACTGGCGGAGTTCGACCTCGCCGGGATCCGGACGACGATCCCCTTCCATCGCCTCATGCTCACCGACGACCGGTTCGTCGATGCCACACACACGACGACGTACCTCGACGAGGAACTCGACTCCCACCGGATCGAGGAGGCGGTCGACAGGTGGGGGCAGCCGACCGCCGAGTCGAGTGGCGAGCCGTCCCGGACGCTTACGGTCACCGTCGGTGGGAGGCAGTTCGACGTCGAACTCGCCGGAGACGCGCTCACGGATGTCCCGGCGACGGGAGCACACACCGCCGCGACGGCGGCGACCGACGCGGGGAGCAGTGCTTCGGACCGGGATGACCCCACGGGCAGCGCCGCTCCGGAGAGGGCCGACGACGGTGGTGTCGTCGCGGAGATGGACGGAACGGTCGTCTCCGTGGCGGTCGAAGCGGGCGACACGGTCGAGCAGGGCGACCGTGTCTGTGTGCTCGAATCGATGAAGATGGAGAACGATGTCCTCGCGTCACGGTCGGGGACGGTCGATTCGGTGACCGTAGCGACGGGCGATAGCGTCGTCGCCGGCGATCTCCTGGTCCGATTCACCGACGGGTGA